In Prunus dulcis chromosome 2, ALMONDv2, whole genome shotgun sequence, a single genomic region encodes these proteins:
- the LOC117617678 gene encoding protein ROOT PRIMORDIUM DEFECTIVE 1, translated as MHIFLAYSSNFFKTKSKTLKPITFILLNLTSTRPMSQSTSIPKKQERVRDHGYDNYMEVEKKTRKVLKFQDLILSQPNQVIQISRLDLLARRLGFKQNEAGAFVLKFPHVFEIYEHPVQRILYCRLTRKAHLQIEQEKKALIDQIPDAVTCLRKLLMMSNTGRLRLEHVRIARAEFGLPDDFEYSVIIKYPQYFRLFDAQETRNKYIEVVEKDPSLSVCAIEKLREIEYREKGIDAEDIRFSFIVNFPPGFKIGKYYRIAVWKWQRVPYWSPYEDVSGYDLRSLEAQKRMEKRAVAVIHELLSLTVEKKITLERIAHFRMAMNLPNKLKEFLLQHQGIFYISTRGNHGKLHTVFLREAYKKGELIEPNDLYLARRKLAELVLISPRKAKVDRELVSYHRDWEDDERGHIRRDHVENSFEDFGGRNTVGQDRGVDDDMNSDMGGDYDSD; from the coding sequence ATGCACATATTCTTAGCTTATTCGTCCAATTTCTTCAAAACCAAATCCAAAACTCTGAAACCCATCACATTCATCCTCTTGAATCTCACTTCCACAAGACCCATGTCCCAGTCCACCTCCATACCCAAGAAGCAAGAAAGAGTCCGAGACCATGGCTACGACAATTACATGGAGGTTGAGAAGAAGACCCGCAAGGTCCTCAAATTCCAGGACCTCATTCTCTCCCAGCCTAACCAAGTCATCCAAATCTCCCGCCTCGACCTCCTCGCTCGCCGCCTCGGTTTCAAACAGAACGAAGCTGGTGCTTTCGTCCTCAAATTCCCTCATGTCTTTGAGATTTACGAGCACCCAGTTCAGAGAATCCTTTATTGTCGCTTAACCCGAAAAGCCCACCTCCAGATTGAGCAGGAAAAGAAGGCTCTCATCGACCAAATCCCTGACGCCGTGACCTGTCTCAGAAAGCTTTTGATGATGTCTAACACCGGCCGGCTCCGCCTCGAGCATGTTCGGATTGCAAGGGCTGAATTTGGGCTGCCTGATGATTTCGAATACTCGGTAATTATAAAGTACCCTCAGTATTTTAGACTGTTCGATGCGCAGGAAACTAGGAATAAGTACATTGAGGTTGTTGAGAAAGACCCGAGTTTATCTGTGTGTGCTATAGAGAAGCTTAGGGAGATAGAGTATAGGGAAAAAGGAATTGATGCTGAGGATATAAGGTTCTCATTCATTGTGAATTTTCCACCCGGGTTTAAGATAGGAAAGTATTATAGGATTGCAGTGTGGAAATGGCAGAGAGTTCCTTATTGGTCACCGTATGAGGATGTTTCCGGTTATGACTTGAGGTCACTTGAGGCTCAGAAGAGAATGGAGAAGAGAGCAGTTGCTGTGATTCATGAGTTGTTGTCGTTAACggtggagaagaagattaCATTGGAGAGGATTGCCCACTTTAGGATGGCTATGAATTTGCCAAATAAGTTGAAAGAATTTCTTCTTCAGCATCAGGGTATTTTCTATATTTCAACTAGAGGAAATCATGGAAAGCTTCATACAGTGTTTCTTAGGGAGGCTTATAAGAAGGGTGAGTTGATAGAGCCGAATGATTTGTATTTGGCGAGAAGAAAATTGGCTGAGTTGGTTTTAATAAGCCCAAGGAAGGCAAAAGTGGATAGGGAATTGGTTAGTTACCACAGAGATTGGGAGGATGATGAGAGAGGGCATATTAGAAGAGACCATGTTGAGAATTcttttgaagattttggagGCAGGAACACCGTTGGGCAGGATAGGGGCGTGGATGATGATATGAACTCAGATATGGGTGGTGATTATGACTCCGATTGA